Proteins from one uncultured Fibrobacter sp. genomic window:
- a CDS encoding ATP-dependent Clp protease ATP-binding subunit — protein sequence MSDINGIFSKKAKAVLQAARIAARNLGSDSVTTEHLLLGLVREDSGFAAETLMALKVNLNELGENIQRSLTTNGGIMTVGDSHGALLSFTARCKAALFNAAKIAKEEGDQYIGPEHLMLAILQQAESPAAGTLSTFGVTYENFEATLLQVKREAMNGQAPSDGADDGDDGRFINQGRGDTRQQVRSQSRSKTPILDHFGRDLTALAKQGKLDPIIGRSREIERLIQILCRRKKNNPALIGEPGVGKTAIIEGLAQKIVQKKIPELLMNKRVVTLDVAAMVAGTKYRGQFEERVKGLITELQRVDSSVILFIDELHTIVGAGGSEGSLDASNIFKPALARGELQCIGATTIDEYRKYIEKDAALERRFQTIIVNPPNSEDSIQILDGLRPKYEQHHKVHYTPEAIRAAVVLAERYISDRFLPDKAIDVLDEAGACVRLNSIRTPQDLKEMEDELASAMQKKEEAIAEQQYETAASLRDKIEELTSRIAERRESLNKEDSADLPVVDENEIRDCISKMTGIPISRLAGEETQKLLKLGDEIKERIIGQDAAVDAVVKAIRRTRAGIRNTKRPMGSFLFLGPTGVGKTELAKVLSQSLFGSEDSMIRIDMSEYMEKHSISRLIGAPPGYVGFEDGGGQLSEKVRKRPYCVVLLDEIEKAHPDIYNLLLQILDDGILTDSYGRKINFKNTIIIMTSNAGAREVRHSSGMGFTKMGETDDYERMETAIKEEVKRVFSPEFLNRIDEQIVFRPLSKKDLVSVVDIQLTFLQKNLSERGILLEVSEAAKEHVVSHNYDSALGARPIRRSIQNLVEDEIAEGLLLGIYKDFSTISIDVENGKLKFTSEALPS from the coding sequence ATGTCAGATATCAACGGTATTTTTTCAAAGAAGGCGAAGGCTGTTTTACAGGCGGCACGCATTGCGGCACGCAACTTGGGCAGCGACAGCGTAACGACGGAACATTTGTTGTTGGGGCTTGTCCGCGAAGATTCCGGCTTTGCTGCCGAGACTTTGATGGCGCTTAAGGTCAACTTGAACGAACTTGGTGAAAATATCCAGCGTTCCTTGACGACTAACGGTGGCATTATGACTGTGGGGGATTCCCACGGGGCGCTCCTTTCTTTTACGGCGCGTTGCAAGGCTGCCCTTTTTAATGCGGCAAAGATTGCCAAAGAAGAAGGCGACCAGTACATTGGCCCGGAACACTTGATGCTTGCCATTTTGCAGCAGGCGGAATCTCCGGCGGCGGGTACGCTTTCGACGTTTGGTGTCACCTACGAGAATTTTGAAGCGACTTTGCTGCAAGTCAAGCGAGAAGCGATGAATGGGCAGGCTCCGTCTGATGGCGCCGACGATGGCGATGACGGACGCTTTATCAATCAGGGCCGTGGCGATACGCGTCAGCAGGTTCGTAGCCAGTCCCGCTCCAAGACTCCGATTCTGGATCATTTCGGTCGCGACTTGACTGCGCTTGCGAAGCAGGGAAAACTCGATCCGATTATCGGCCGTAGCCGTGAAATTGAACGCCTGATCCAGATTCTTTGCCGCCGCAAGAAGAACAATCCGGCGCTCATCGGCGAACCGGGTGTCGGTAAGACTGCGATTATCGAGGGGCTCGCTCAGAAGATTGTCCAGAAGAAGATTCCTGAACTCCTGATGAACAAGCGTGTGGTGACGCTCGATGTGGCCGCCATGGTGGCCGGTACCAAGTACCGCGGACAGTTCGAAGAACGCGTGAAGGGACTCATTACGGAACTTCAGCGTGTCGACAGCTCCGTCATTTTGTTCATCGATGAACTCCATACGATTGTGGGCGCGGGCGGTTCCGAAGGAAGTCTCGATGCGAGCAACATCTTTAAGCCGGCTCTTGCCCGTGGTGAACTCCAGTGCATTGGGGCAACCACCATCGACGAATACCGCAAGTATATCGAAAAGGATGCTGCGCTCGAACGCCGCTTCCAGACGATTATTGTGAATCCGCCCAACTCCGAAGATTCTATCCAGATTTTGGATGGGCTGCGTCCGAAGTATGAACAGCACCACAAGGTGCATTACACGCCCGAGGCAATCCGTGCCGCGGTGGTGCTTGCCGAACGCTATATCAGCGACCGTTTCTTGCCGGACAAGGCCATCGACGTACTCGACGAGGCTGGTGCATGTGTGCGCTTGAATTCGATTCGTACGCCGCAGGACCTCAAGGAAATGGAAGATGAGCTTGCGTCTGCGATGCAGAAGAAGGAAGAAGCTATTGCCGAACAGCAGTACGAAACGGCGGCTTCTCTCCGCGACAAAATTGAGGAACTGACAAGCCGCATTGCCGAACGCCGCGAATCATTGAACAAGGAAGATTCTGCGGATTTGCCCGTCGTGGATGAAAACGAAATCCGCGATTGCATCAGCAAGATGACGGGAATTCCGATCAGTCGTCTTGCCGGCGAAGAAACCCAGAAACTTTTGAAACTGGGCGATGAAATCAAGGAAAGAATCATTGGTCAGGATGCTGCGGTTGATGCCGTTGTTAAGGCGATTCGTCGTACACGCGCCGGTATCCGCAACACGAAACGTCCCATGGGAAGTTTCCTGTTCCTGGGCCCCACGGGTGTGGGTAAGACGGAACTAGCGAAGGTGCTTTCCCAGAGCCTGTTTGGTAGCGAAGATTCCATGATCCGTATCGACATGAGCGAATACATGGAAAAGCATAGCATTAGCCGCTTGATCGGTGCGCCTCCGGGATACGTGGGCTTCGAGGATGGCGGTGGACAGCTGAGCGAAAAGGTGCGCAAGCGCCCGTACTGCGTGGTGCTCCTCGACGAAATCGAGAAGGCTCACCCGGACATTTACAACCTGCTTCTGCAGATTTTGGACGACGGTATCCTTACGGATAGCTATGGCCGCAAGATCAACTTCAAGAACACCATCATTATCATGACGAGTAATGCGGGTGCCCGTGAAGTGCGCCACAGTTCGGGCATGGGATTCACCAAAATGGGCGAGACCGACGACTACGAACGTATGGAAACGGCCATCAAGGAAGAAGTCAAGCGCGTGTTCTCGCCGGAGTTCCTGAACCGTATCGACGAACAGATTGTGTTCCGTCCGCTTTCGAAGAAGGACCTCGTTTCTGTCGTGGATATCCAGCTTACGTTCCTTCAGAAGAATTTGTCCGAAAGGGGAATCCTTCTGGAAGTTTCAGAGGCCGCGAAGGAACATGTTGTGTCCCATAACTACGATTCTGCTTTGGGGGCGCGTCCGATTCGCCGCTCCATCCAGAATCTGGTGGAAGACGAAATTGCGGAAGGTTTGCTGCTTGGCATCTACAAGGATTTCTCGACGATTTCCATCGATGTCGAAAATGGCAAGCTCAAGTTTACGTCTGAAGCTTTGCCTAGCTGA
- a CDS encoding amidohydrolase: MAKTILQSVLFQGKTQDILISGKKFAKVGKALTARDYDKADVVDCKGLAIVPPFYNGHTHAAMTLLRGYADDMPLQKWLMEYIWPFEAKLTPKDIEIGSRLAVLEMIKSGTVFFADMYWHREHTMKVVEEMGIRAAIGVTIAENLGTSGRIEENMKFIRNHCHESDRVKISVMPHSIYLVGEKLFKRCAKVAHEEGMVLHTHLAETLKEVRDCKKQHGCTPVELLDRYGVLDDNLVAAHCVHLTQSDMALMADAGTAAILNPCSNLKLGSGIPKIAQMMDAGILLGVGTDGASSNNNLDMHEDMKLVSLLAKANGQADSLPAGEVLNMATAHVAMAYNIPAGVIGEGLLADALLLDLKNERLNPQHNLVSNWVYAADSNAIHSVICNGKFVMKNRHVDGEEDIVKEANECAMRLARQ, encoded by the coding sequence ATGGCAAAAACAATACTCCAATCTGTATTATTCCAGGGGAAAACTCAGGATATCCTTATCTCGGGTAAGAAATTTGCTAAGGTCGGGAAAGCTCTTACCGCTCGAGATTACGACAAGGCCGATGTGGTGGACTGTAAGGGCCTTGCGATTGTTCCTCCTTTCTATAACGGTCACACCCATGCTGCCATGACGCTCCTGCGTGGGTATGCCGACGACATGCCCCTTCAAAAGTGGCTTATGGAATATATCTGGCCCTTTGAAGCGAAACTTACGCCAAAGGATATTGAAATTGGCTCTCGCCTTGCCGTACTTGAGATGATTAAATCAGGAACGGTGTTTTTTGCCGATATGTACTGGCATCGCGAACACACCATGAAGGTGGTTGAGGAAATGGGTATTCGAGCCGCCATTGGTGTGACCATCGCCGAAAACCTGGGTACTTCGGGGCGTATTGAAGAGAACATGAAGTTCATCCGAAATCATTGCCATGAATCGGATCGTGTAAAGATTTCAGTAATGCCCCATTCCATTTATTTGGTGGGAGAAAAACTCTTTAAGCGTTGTGCCAAGGTTGCTCACGAAGAGGGAATGGTGCTCCATACGCATTTGGCCGAAACGCTTAAGGAAGTTCGCGACTGCAAAAAACAACATGGCTGTACGCCGGTGGAACTCCTGGACCGTTATGGAGTCTTGGATGATAACCTGGTGGCAGCCCATTGCGTTCATTTGACGCAAAGCGACATGGCGCTCATGGCAGATGCGGGCACAGCGGCTATTCTGAATCCATGCTCCAACTTGAAGCTGGGCAGCGGAATCCCGAAGATTGCCCAGATGATGGATGCTGGCATCTTGCTTGGTGTCGGTACCGACGGTGCCTCTTCGAATAACAACCTCGACATGCACGAAGACATGAAACTCGTTTCGCTGTTGGCAAAGGCTAACGGCCAAGCCGATTCGCTCCCGGCCGGTGAAGTGCTGAACATGGCAACGGCCCACGTGGCGATGGCTTACAATATTCCTGCGGGAGTCATTGGCGAAGGCCTCTTGGCCGATGCTCTTTTGCTGGATCTTAAGAATGAACGCCTGAATCCGCAACATAACTTGGTAAGCAACTGGGTGTATGCAGCCGACAGCAATGCGATTCATTCCGTAATTTGTAATGGCAAGTTTGTGATGAAAAATCGTCATGTCGATGGTGAAGAAGATATTGTGAAAGAAGCCAATGAATGCGCCATGCGGCTCGCTCGCCAGTAA
- a CDS encoding nucleoside monophosphate kinase, whose protein sequence is MSQISAVLIFGAPGSGKGTVGAKLAATTALKHLSTGDIFRGIAPSSESGKLLASYSSKGLLVPDEATVEIFGRFVEGLVNTNKLNPEKDTLLLDGIPRTVAQVDLIKPIVDVKHIFVLDIKDEATIVARLLNRAKIEGRKDDADENVIKNRLKVYKESTAKVLEKYDPKIISHIVGDNTPDEVFLDVLKAYVDFTKNA, encoded by the coding sequence ATGTCTCAAATTTCTGCAGTTCTGATCTTTGGCGCTCCCGGTTCTGGCAAGGGTACCGTCGGTGCAAAGCTCGCCGCCACGACCGCCCTCAAGCATCTTTCGACGGGTGACATTTTCCGTGGAATCGCTCCGTCCAGCGAATCTGGCAAGCTCCTCGCTTCTTACTCCAGCAAGGGTCTTCTGGTTCCCGATGAAGCCACTGTTGAAATTTTCGGCCGCTTTGTCGAAGGCCTCGTGAACACGAACAAGCTGAATCCTGAAAAGGATACGCTCCTCCTCGACGGCATTCCTCGTACGGTGGCTCAGGTCGATCTTATCAAGCCGATCGTCGACGTGAAGCACATTTTCGTTCTCGACATCAAGGACGAAGCTACCATCGTTGCCCGCCTTCTCAACCGTGCTAAGATTGAAGGCCGTAAGGATGACGCCGATGAAAACGTTATCAAGAATCGTCTCAAGGTGTACAAGGAATCCACTGCCAAGGTTCTTGAAAAGTACGATCCGAAGATCATCAGCCACATCGTGGGCGACAATACTCCCGACGAAGTGTTCCTTGACGTGCTCAAGGCTTACGTTGACTTCACCAAGAACGCATAA
- a CDS encoding type II toxin-antitoxin system RelB/DinJ family antitoxin → MAQATVSARIDSKDKESFDKFCNNVGLSSSAAIYMFIKSVINERRIPFEVREPTARYNANDIEALKKGIEQLNAGKGVEHELIEVDD, encoded by the coding sequence ATGGCACAGGCAACAGTTTCCGCACGCATTGACAGCAAAGACAAAGAAAGTTTTGACAAGTTCTGCAACAATGTAGGGCTGTCCTCATCTGCCGCCATCTATATGTTCATCAAGAGTGTCATCAATGAACGCCGCATCCCCTTCGAGGTTCGCGAACCCACCGCCCGTTACAACGCCAACGATATCGAAGCTCTTAAGAAAGGCATTGAGCAGTTGAACGCCGGGAAAGGCGTAGAACACGAACTCATTGAGGTCGACGACTAA
- a CDS encoding diguanylate cyclase, whose amino-acid sequence MSANELETLPISRAEFQRQEIFKNVAFESLAGYLLGCETFYPEPGTLLIDPDQPQRRLLVLLDGLMEVQVESQGGVYIDHIKPGHCAGEMSIFDNIKPSAKVYAKENCKVLIIDGETALAMLNASHDLCLNFLQLLSNRLRNNNKVVCEEEYHIRCIEENAKVDSLTGLHNRRWLEEMYTRELSRSNAGNLHLSAFMLDIDHFKKINDTYGHLVGDQVLIAVSKAILECLRPTDMPVRYGGEEFTIFLPGTSIENAKIVGERLRASVEAMKIPLLDKKDFISVTISVGFTERKDGDSVETIIKRADDALYNAKESGRNRVCVNLGDGTMFLF is encoded by the coding sequence ATGAGTGCGAACGAACTAGAGACGCTGCCCATTTCCAGGGCCGAATTTCAGCGGCAGGAAATTTTCAAGAATGTCGCCTTCGAAAGCCTGGCAGGCTACCTGCTCGGCTGTGAAACGTTTTATCCCGAACCAGGCACACTCCTTATCGACCCTGATCAGCCACAACGAAGACTCCTTGTGCTTCTCGACGGGCTTATGGAAGTGCAGGTGGAATCCCAGGGCGGAGTATACATCGACCATATCAAGCCTGGACACTGCGCCGGGGAAATGTCTATTTTTGACAACATCAAACCAAGTGCCAAGGTATACGCCAAGGAAAACTGCAAGGTCCTAATTATCGATGGCGAAACAGCACTCGCCATGCTCAATGCTTCGCACGACCTATGCCTGAATTTCTTACAACTTCTGAGCAATCGCCTGCGCAACAACAACAAGGTGGTATGCGAAGAAGAATACCATATCCGCTGCATCGAAGAAAACGCCAAGGTAGACTCACTTACAGGGCTTCACAACCGCCGTTGGCTCGAAGAAATGTACACCCGCGAACTGAGCCGAAGTAACGCCGGGAATCTTCACCTTTCGGCATTCATGCTAGACATCGACCATTTCAAGAAAATCAACGACACCTACGGTCACCTCGTCGGCGACCAGGTGCTTATCGCGGTGTCTAAGGCAATTCTAGAGTGTCTACGCCCCACCGACATGCCCGTGCGCTACGGTGGCGAAGAGTTCACGATTTTCCTGCCAGGAACAAGCATCGAGAACGCAAAGATTGTCGGCGAAAGGCTCCGCGCCAGTGTAGAAGCTATGAAAATTCCGCTTCTGGACAAAAAAGACTTTATCTCGGTTACCATCAGTGTCGGCTTTACCGAACGTAAAGATGGAGACTCCGTCGAGACAATCATCAAACGCGCCGACGACGCACTCTACAACGCCAAGGAATCGGGGCGTAACCGAGTGTGCGTAAACCTCGGCGATGGCACTATGTTTTTATTCTAG
- a CDS encoding polysaccharide biosynthesis tyrosine autokinase, with protein sequence MEQKIQMGNQNVQSSAPKDEDEIDILEILGLLLKHKLFLGICIFLGCIAGFLAANWMHPQYTSDALLQIDVKGNKAGRAMGEMGALLDVASPAEAEIELLKSRMVLNFVVNQEHLCFKASPIGALDRLLHREGRMDLENLYIPTIARAEKWMAEVVGENEIAVISPDGRKLVQGPVGEILSAPYGGDTLVILVKRLLATPGQKFMISQIEPLDAVRALIKQLQVSEKGKQTGIIGVSYTSKYPDKAASILNTIANVYLRQNVEMRSAEAEKTLEFLEEQLPGVKAKLDTAEKALADYRHKIGSVDMGGETRAHLEKVSTLEKEILELEQQREQATRLFKEEHPSVQTIVKQQDRLRSELSKLRGSAAKMPLTQQEVLRLQEEVAVNNAQYTAMLNNIQQLRVVRAGEVGTVRIVDYAQIERKPSKPNKKLIFVGCVGGFFLLGALLIYLLQMTRRGVRSSLEIERETGISVYAKIPKAENAILSKRNKGKNTKPLVEEDPEAPASESLRSLYTAIEFAVTDMHVMMVTGMVPGVGKSFVSKNVSALFAGSGKKTLLIDADMRRGVVYSHRKQGLGDVLEGRCSLDNAVADSITKNLYVIGAGKTNVAPSELLRGDTFKNFLEEAKSKFDIVVVDTPPLELVTDSELIYPVVDFALFVLHYGRHSMDQIKESMMKLDRCCEGKPRAFVMNHCEHEGHGYGYGYGYYGGYGYYGKYGYYNKDKKKK encoded by the coding sequence ATGGAACAAAAGATTCAAATGGGCAATCAGAACGTTCAGTCCTCCGCACCGAAGGATGAAGACGAAATTGATATCCTTGAAATATTGGGTTTGCTCCTGAAGCATAAGCTTTTTTTGGGAATCTGTATCTTTCTTGGCTGTATTGCCGGTTTTTTGGCTGCGAACTGGATGCATCCGCAATATACAAGCGATGCGCTTTTGCAGATTGATGTGAAAGGTAACAAGGCGGGGCGCGCCATGGGCGAAATGGGTGCCCTTCTTGATGTTGCTAGCCCTGCCGAAGCGGAAATTGAACTTCTGAAGAGCCGTATGGTCCTGAATTTTGTTGTCAATCAGGAACATCTTTGTTTCAAGGCTAGTCCTATTGGTGCCCTCGATCGTCTGCTACATCGTGAAGGCCGTATGGATTTGGAAAACCTTTACATTCCGACGATAGCCCGTGCCGAAAAGTGGATGGCCGAAGTGGTCGGTGAAAACGAAATTGCCGTTATCTCGCCTGACGGTCGTAAGCTTGTTCAGGGCCCCGTGGGCGAAATTCTTTCTGCTCCATACGGTGGCGATACCTTGGTCATTCTGGTGAAACGCCTGCTTGCAACTCCCGGTCAGAAATTCATGATTTCGCAGATAGAACCGCTAGATGCAGTTCGTGCTCTGATTAAGCAGCTCCAGGTGAGTGAAAAGGGTAAACAGACGGGTATCATTGGTGTTTCCTATACGAGTAAATATCCGGATAAGGCCGCCTCTATTCTGAATACGATTGCAAATGTTTATTTGCGCCAGAATGTCGAAATGCGTAGCGCTGAAGCCGAAAAGACCCTGGAATTCCTGGAAGAACAGCTTCCTGGTGTTAAGGCAAAGCTGGATACTGCAGAAAAGGCCTTGGCTGATTATCGACATAAGATTGGCTCCGTGGATATGGGCGGTGAAACCCGTGCCCACCTTGAAAAGGTGTCTACCTTGGAAAAGGAAATCCTCGAATTGGAACAGCAACGTGAGCAGGCAACGCGTTTGTTCAAGGAAGAACATCCCTCTGTTCAGACGATTGTAAAGCAGCAGGATCGCCTTCGTTCCGAACTTTCCAAGTTGAGAGGCTCTGCTGCCAAGATGCCGCTTACGCAGCAGGAAGTTTTACGCTTGCAAGAAGAAGTGGCCGTGAACAATGCTCAGTATACGGCGATGCTCAACAACATTCAGCAGTTGCGCGTGGTTCGTGCGGGTGAAGTGGGTACGGTGCGTATTGTGGACTATGCCCAGATTGAACGCAAGCCTTCTAAGCCGAACAAGAAGCTTATTTTTGTGGGGTGTGTTGGTGGCTTCTTCCTCTTGGGTGCTCTGCTCATTTATCTGTTGCAGATGACGAGGCGTGGTGTACGTAGCTCTCTTGAAATTGAACGCGAAACGGGAATCAGTGTTTATGCCAAGATTCCGAAGGCCGAAAACGCAATTCTTTCCAAGCGCAACAAGGGTAAGAACACGAAGCCCTTGGTCGAAGAAGATCCTGAAGCTCCTGCAAGTGAATCTCTCCGTTCTCTTTATACCGCTATCGAATTTGCCGTTACCGATATGCATGTCATGATGGTGACCGGTATGGTGCCTGGCGTGGGTAAGTCCTTTGTGTCTAAGAACGTGTCTGCCTTGTTTGCGGGGTCGGGCAAGAAAACCTTGCTGATTGACGCGGATATGCGTCGCGGTGTGGTCTATAGCCATCGTAAGCAGGGCTTGGGCGATGTCCTTGAAGGTCGTTGTTCCCTGGATAATGCGGTTGCCGATTCGATTACCAAGAATTTGTATGTAATCGGTGCGGGTAAGACGAATGTGGCTCCGAGTGAACTTCTACGTGGAGACACGTTCAAGAACTTCCTTGAAGAAGCGAAGTCTAAATTTGATATCGTTGTCGTGGATACTCCGCCTCTGGAACTGGTGACCGACTCCGAACTGATTTACCCGGTGGTCGACTTCGCCTTGTTCGTACTCCACTACGGTAGACACTCCATGGACCAGATCAAGGAATCCATGATGAAGCTCGACCGTTGCTGCGAAGGCAAACCGCGTGCATTCGTGATGAACCATTGCGAACACGAAGGCCATGGTTACGGCTACGGTTATGGCTACTACGGTGGCTACGGCTACTACGGTAAGTACGGGTATTACAACAAGGACAAGAAGAAAAAGTAG
- the hisD gene encoding histidinol dehydrogenase, with amino-acid sequence MQIVKVTPKSAEIERICGREVAPSREIHDKVMQILADIKNGGIAKATEYAQKFDGLKGKNIRVPASAIAKSAAKCPKELQKALKQAIKNVRDFHKNQMEESWLMEGADGVVLGQRIRPMKRVGLYVPGGAGIYPSTVIMNAVPALVAGVQDIVVVTPIKGEINRAVAFVLQELGIDEVYHIGGAQAIGLLAYGAKDAKGKTVVERVDKIVGPGNVFAAIAKKEVFGVVDIDMVAGPSEVLVMADNTCDPDFVAADLLSQAEHGSGFEAAICITDNLETAQLISACVDVQVENSPKRELLEKVLGNFGRILVVKDWFDGVEIANRIAPEHLEVMTAEAESMAAQIENAGAVFIGPWSSEPVGDYFAGPNHVLPTNGTGRFFSPLGVYDFLKRMSIIRYSEKAIKKNAKAIAAVATEEGFIHHAAAVLKRL; translated from the coding sequence ATGCAAATTGTAAAAGTTACTCCGAAATCTGCTGAAATTGAACGCATCTGCGGCCGTGAAGTCGCTCCGTCCAGAGAAATCCATGACAAGGTGATGCAGATCCTTGCCGACATCAAGAACGGCGGTATCGCCAAGGCAACGGAATACGCCCAGAAGTTTGACGGCCTTAAGGGCAAGAATATTCGCGTACCGGCATCTGCCATCGCGAAGTCTGCTGCCAAGTGCCCGAAAGAACTCCAGAAGGCCCTGAAGCAGGCCATCAAGAATGTTCGCGACTTCCACAAGAACCAGATGGAAGAATCCTGGCTCATGGAAGGTGCCGATGGGGTAGTCCTCGGTCAGCGCATCCGCCCCATGAAGCGCGTGGGTCTCTATGTGCCGGGTGGTGCAGGCATTTATCCGAGTACCGTGATTATGAACGCCGTTCCGGCCCTGGTGGCGGGCGTTCAGGACATCGTGGTGGTGACCCCGATTAAGGGTGAAATCAATCGCGCTGTGGCTTTCGTGCTGCAGGAACTCGGCATTGACGAAGTTTACCATATCGGTGGCGCCCAGGCGATCGGCCTCCTCGCATACGGTGCGAAGGATGCCAAGGGCAAGACCGTCGTGGAACGCGTCGACAAGATTGTGGGCCCGGGCAACGTCTTTGCCGCTATCGCCAAGAAGGAAGTCTTCGGTGTCGTCGATATCGACATGGTGGCAGGCCCCTCTGAAGTGCTCGTGATGGCCGACAATACCTGCGATCCGGACTTTGTCGCTGCAGACCTGCTTTCCCAGGCGGAACACGGTTCCGGTTTCGAAGCGGCTATCTGCATTACCGACAACTTGGAAACGGCCCAGCTGATTTCTGCTTGCGTCGATGTGCAGGTGGAAAATTCCCCGAAGCGTGAACTCCTTGAAAAGGTGCTCGGAAACTTCGGTCGAATTCTCGTGGTGAAGGACTGGTTCGATGGTGTTGAAATCGCGAACCGCATCGCTCCGGAACACTTGGAAGTGATGACCGCCGAAGCGGAATCCATGGCTGCCCAAATTGAAAATGCGGGTGCCGTATTTATCGGTCCGTGGTCTAGCGAACCGGTGGGCGACTACTTTGCAGGCCCGAACCATGTGCTTCCGACGAACGGCACGGGCCGCTTCTTTAGCCCGCTCGGCGTCTACGACTTCCTCAAGCGTATGAGCATCATCCGCTACAGCGAGAAGGCTATCAAGAAGAATGCGAAGGCCATCGCCGCCGTTGCAACCGAAGAGGGCTTTATCCACCACGCCGCTGCAGTGCTGAAGAGGCTGTAG
- the cimA gene encoding citramalate synthase, whose protein sequence is MKISLYDTTLRDGNQDRKISLSLADKLQIARILDHFGFDYIEGGWPNPSNPTDEEFFQKIKEIKLKHAKIAAFGSTRRPKVLPENDPLLQALVKSGAPVKTIFGKSWDLHVTDVIRTTLEENLDMIESSVAYLKEYSEEVIYDAEHFFDGYKANPEYAIETLKAAELGHADCIVLCDTNGGTMPWELEEIVKDVKKKISTPIGIHVHNDAGLAVCNSIYAVKNGATMVQGVVNGYGERCGNANLTTIAADLHFKMGAKFFAAKKMARLRQLSSNVDQIVNLPSDVHAPYVGDAAFAHKGGAHIDGVMKVSRSFEHIDPHAVGNDRVFVTSDQAGGSLVVEKLKAIKPGIDKKDPVVGKLLTLIKERENAGWHFDSAEASFKMLVYRQLGMVEEPFKVLNYRVIEDKTPQGVSVSQATVKLQIGDKISHQVSEGDGPVNALDAALRKALLPFFPNMAKVKLDDYKVRVLGSKVASDATVRVWTTFGDEKGYWNVVGVSSNIIEASWMAFVDGLTYKILVDNKVIENAYKHLDVNPVAPAKAKEETAPAKTKKLTARKVRNLAGVSRKK, encoded by the coding sequence ATGAAAATCTCCCTATACGATACGACTCTCCGTGACGGTAATCAAGACCGTAAGATAAGCCTTTCTCTTGCCGACAAGTTGCAGATTGCGCGAATTCTTGACCATTTCGGTTTTGACTATATCGAAGGGGGGTGGCCCAATCCGAGTAATCCGACCGACGAGGAATTCTTCCAGAAGATCAAGGAAATCAAGCTGAAGCATGCGAAGATTGCTGCTTTTGGTTCGACCCGTCGCCCCAAGGTGCTGCCCGAGAACGACCCGCTACTGCAGGCGCTCGTGAAGTCCGGTGCCCCGGTCAAGACGATTTTCGGAAAGAGCTGGGACCTGCACGTGACCGATGTCATTCGCACGACCCTCGAAGAGAACCTCGACATGATCGAGTCCTCGGTGGCATACCTCAAGGAATATTCCGAAGAGGTGATTTACGATGCGGAACATTTCTTTGATGGCTACAAGGCGAATCCCGAGTATGCGATCGAGACGCTGAAGGCTGCGGAACTCGGCCATGCCGACTGCATCGTGCTGTGCGACACCAATGGCGGGACGATGCCGTGGGAACTCGAAGAAATCGTAAAGGACGTGAAGAAGAAAATTTCGACACCGATCGGAATCCATGTGCATAATGATGCAGGCCTTGCCGTGTGCAACAGCATCTATGCCGTCAAGAACGGTGCGACGATGGTGCAGGGCGTGGTGAACGGTTACGGCGAACGCTGCGGTAATGCGAACCTCACGACCATTGCTGCAGACCTCCATTTCAAGATGGGCGCGAAGTTCTTTGCTGCAAAGAAAATGGCTCGACTCCGTCAGCTGAGCAGCAACGTTGACCAGATCGTGAACTTGCCGAGCGATGTGCATGCTCCGTACGTGGGCGATGCCGCCTTTGCGCATAAGGGCGGTGCCCACATCGATGGCGTGATGAAGGTGTCCCGCAGTTTTGAACACATTGATCCGCATGCCGTGGGTAATGACCGAGTGTTTGTGACGAGCGATCAGGCGGGTGGTTCCCTGGTGGTCGAAAAGCTCAAGGCCATCAAGCCGGGCATCGACAAGAAGGACCCGGTGGTAGGCAAACTCCTTACCCTTATCAAGGAACGCGAAAACGCCGGTTGGCATTTCGATTCTGCCGAGGCGAGCTTCAAAATGTTGGTGTACCGTCAGCTGGGAATGGTCGAAGAACCGTTCAAGGTGCTGAACTACCGCGTGATTGAAGATAAGACTCCGCAGGGCGTTTCTGTGTCGCAGGCGACGGTCAAGCTCCAGATTGGCGATAAGATTAGCCATCAAGTGAGTGAAGGTGACGGTCCGGTAAACGCACTTGATGCGGCTCTCCGTAAGGCATTGCTCCCGTTCTTCCCGAATATGGCGAAGGTCAAGCTCGACGACTATAAGGTGCGTGTGCTTGGATCTAAGGTCGCTTCCGATGCGACGGTCCGCGTGTGGACGACGTTCGGCGACGAGAAGGGTTACTGGAACGTGGTCGGTGTTTCGAGCAACATCATCGAAGCGTCGTGGATGGCTTTCGTGGATGGCCTCACCTACAAGATTCTGGTGGACAACAAGGTGATTGAAAACGCCTACAAGCATTTGGACGTGAATCCTGTTGCCCCTGCCAAGGCCAAAGAAGAAACTGCTCCTGCCAAGACGAAAAAATTGACTGCCCGTAAGGTCCGTAACCTCGCCGGTGTTTCAAGGAAAAAGTAA